DNA from Ensifer canadensis:
GCACGAACTAGCGAATAGGACCTAACCCTGACCTAGGGCGTCCGGCCCGCAATATTCGCGCAGGCGGTAGCGCTCCATTGCCGATGCTCCTTTTCTCCACAGCGCGACAATAGCTTGTTGCCAGTCCTAGCGTAAGGATTATTGGGACAGTCCAGAACCGCCCATAAAGGTGAGGAAACGCATTAGCCATCAACGCGAACATAGACACGCTGACAAGCGCGCAGGCAGCGTAAGCTGCACCTCCCGGCACGCGATACGTCCGCACAATCGGGAGAAACGTGGCAGCAATCATAACACCAAAACCTATGGCGGCCATGATTCCGCCTTCGGTCGACAACAAAAGATACAGGTTGTGCACGGGCTGCCTGATGGCGCTGGTGACTTGGTATTGATCGGCGCCGACACCGATCCACAATGTCTCCTGCACTCGACCAAGGGCCTCATGCATCAATTCGACGCGATGGTCAAAGGTTCCAGCCTGGCTTAGATCGCCCGTTTCCAAGGCGCCGAGCACGCGTTTTTGAAAGACCGCCGGCAGGTAGTCGCGGCCGGAGTGCACAATCCAAATGGCAAAGGGTGTCAAACAGGCAAGGCCGACCACGACATACTTCCAGCTGCCGCTCAGGACCATGAACCCGAGGAAAGTGAACGCAAAGCCGGCAAGACCGGTATTCGAACCCGTCAGCAAGATGCCATAGGCCATGGTTGCCCCAATGACGATCGCATAGACTTTGCCGACTTTTCCCTTGGAAGCCAGCAACATAAGCATCGGCATCGCAAGCGCGATTACGGCCGCGCATTCGTTCTCCCTTTCGACAAATCCCGTCAAGCGACCATTGCCGCTTACGAAAGCGGTGTTCTTCTGGCCATCGATATGGATCAGGTAAATCCCATGCAAGCACATGAGGAAGATCGACGCTACGTAGACCTTGGCGAAGGTCCACATGGTGCCCAGATCGCGCCCGCAAACAACAAGGGCAACAACCAGATAGGCGAACAGATATTGCCCGACGATGACGATGCCCCGTATCGGGGCGGTGGACAGAAGGCTGCTGATCATCAGCCCGGAGCACAGCAACACCAGACCGCAAAGCCACACAGTCGCCGATGCCCGCCCCCACAGCCGTAGCGGCAATCCACCGGTAAGCGCACGCAACCCAAGAGCGGCGCAAAACAACAAGTCGCTCAAGGTGAAATAGAACATGTTCGTGCGCAAGAAATTCACCGCCGAAAGGAAAACGGCACACACGGCACAGGCGAATTCAATCCTTTGCCAAAAGGTGTGTCGGTCGGAGGAGATCGGCTGAACACCGGACGTTCGTGTCATGTGCGTCATTGACGTCGACCACAACCATTGGGAAATGAGTTCGTTATTCTACAGGCCACATATTTGCACACATGCTTGAAATGAATCCGCTAAAATTCCCTTTGACATTGTTCCCAAACTGCTCCCAAGTAAATAGGCGAATGTGAAGCCTAATATCACTTGTTGACCGACCGACGTGGACGCAAATGGCTCCAACGGAGGACTCGGGATAGGCCATCATGCTGTTATATGACCGAGAGTACGAAGCCGATGAGAAGGGTGGGCGCCGATTTGGACCAGTACCGCCGGTCTCGCGCGACACCTCGTCCTATGAACTTGCGGATATCGTCGACTTCTTCCGGCGCCACGCCAAGCTCATCTTGATTACAGCCCTGACGGGCACCCTGCTCGCTACCATTATTACCCTGTCGCTCACCAAGATCTATACGGCCTCCTCGACGCTCGTCTTCGACCGCAACGATATCCGGCCGTACGAAGCCGTCATCGAATTGCAAAAACAGGAACGTGACAAGTCCGCGATGGAGACCGAAATGGATCTCATCAAATCTCGCGAATTCCTCGGCTTTGTGGTTGACGACTTGAATTTGATGGAAGACCCATACTTCAATGCCAGATTGTCAGCAGACACTCAGCAAGACGCATCGTCGTTTTGGGGATGGCGGTGGTCTCCACGCAAAGCGCAGGCAGGACCGCGGCGCGTGACGGCGGGCCAGAATGTTCATCGGCCCACTACCCTCGACCCAGTCAACCGTGATCGGGTCATCACAAAACTCGCCGCTGCCATCTCTGCCGATCGCAAGGGCGAAAGCCTTGCGATGACAATTTACGTTCAGCATCCCTTGGCGCTTTATGCAGCCGAGATCGCCAATGGCGTAGCAGCGGACTACGTGGTTTGGTCAACCCAGATGAAAGAACTTGCAGCGCATGCGACTGTCGATACCCTTCGCACCCAGGCCAAAGATCTAGTGCAGTCGATAGCCAAGAAGGAACGCGAGATCGCCGACTTCACGATGCGCAGCGACCTGACATTCGATCCACGCGACGATGTTCTGCGTGCCCGCACCGAACAGCTCAATCAGCAGTTCATTCTGGCGAGGGTCGACGAAGCCGGCGCATGGGCGAAGTATAATGAGGCCAAGAACATTCTTTCAAAGACCGGCATCGACTCCGCCGGCCGCGTTATGACGTCGGACCTGCTCGGCTCGCTGCGAACCGAACAAGGAAGGCTGGAACGCGGCCGGGCCCAACTTGCCTCGAAATTTGGCAAGAACCACCCCCAGGTAGTCGAGGTCGATGCG
Protein-coding regions in this window:
- a CDS encoding O-antigen ligase family protein, encoding MTHMTRTSGVQPISSDRHTFWQRIEFACAVCAVFLSAVNFLRTNMFYFTLSDLLFCAALGLRALTGGLPLRLWGRASATVWLCGLVLLCSGLMISSLLSTAPIRGIVIVGQYLFAYLVVALVVCGRDLGTMWTFAKVYVASIFLMCLHGIYLIHIDGQKNTAFVSGNGRLTGFVERENECAAVIALAMPMLMLLASKGKVGKVYAIVIGATMAYGILLTGSNTGLAGFAFTFLGFMVLSGSWKYVVVGLACLTPFAIWIVHSGRDYLPAVFQKRVLGALETGDLSQAGTFDHRVELMHEALGRVQETLWIGVGADQYQVTSAIRQPVHNLYLLLSTEGGIMAAIGFGVMIAATFLPIVRTYRVPGGAAYAACALVSVSMFALMANAFPHLYGRFWTVPIILTLGLATSYCRAVEKRSIGNGALPPARILRAGRPRSGLGPIR